One Perognathus longimembris pacificus isolate PPM17 chromosome 13, ASM2315922v1, whole genome shotgun sequence genomic window, cCAACTCTTTActactaattagagataagagtctcatggctttgaattttattcctcagatctcagcctcatgagtagttaggattgcaggcagagTCACCAGCACTCAACCCCCGTgggcccttctttttctttattttgtgacaATAGTAGGACTTGAACTTTTGCTTcgcgttttcactcaaggctgatgctctaccacctgagccgtacctccacttttggcttttctttttggctagttaattggagattggagtttGTCTAAAGTCTGGATCAccttccagctgtgatcctcagatctcagcctcctgagtagctaggtgttgcaggtgtgagctaccaatgcccagcctctggctcattcccccccccccccaatacatacCCTTGCCCTCCTAGTCCAACATTTACCCTAGATTCTCTGCCCCCACTGTGCTTCTCAGCTTCCATTTCCCACATCCCCACCCCCGCCTATGCCTTTCACAGTAATTCCCTGCCTGCTGCCCAGAATTTCCTCTGACCCCTGTGCATCCACCCAGCCAGATCCTTCTCATTTCCTGGCGGGTAGGGTAGCTCACCGTCAGCTCTGGAATTTCTCATTGGGTTTCTGTTTACCCCACTCTGTGCAAAGCCCCCAGAGGAAGGCTGTGTTTCATGCATGGCTGTCTCCCCAGTGCCTGGGTTTGGTAGATCCACAGGTACTTGGTGTTTGACAGACTGCATGCGGTCACGAGGTGGAGGGAACACCGTGAGCCACCGTGGGGTGACGGCTGTGTGATCCTCGTAGTCTAGTCTGACATGGGTCCAGGGAATCAGAGGGGGGCAGGACCCATGTTCTAGCCCCAGCACcacctaagaaaaaaaaaaatgccaggtgccagtggctcacacctgtaatcctagctactcagggggctgatatctgaggatcgtggtttcaaagccagcctggacagaagagtccctgtgagactcttatctccagttaaccactcaaaaaatggaagtggtgctgtggctcaagtggtagagtgctaggattGAGCACAAAAAgtttcagggtcagtgcccaggccctgagttcaagccccacagccaacaaaaagaaaaagagggctggggatatagcctagtggcaagagtgcctgccttggatacacgaggccctaggttcgattccccagcaccacatatacagaaaatggccagaagcggcgctgtggctcaagtggcagagtgctagccttgagcgggaagaagccagggacagtgctcaggccctgagtccaaggcccaggactggcaaagaaaaacaaaacaaaacaaacaaaaagaaaaagaaaaaagacaaagcaacTAGGTGCTggaataatcctagctacttagaaggctgagaactgagcatctgagttagaagccagcccaggtagacaaatctgtgagactcttaactccaattaaccagcaaaaaacccgaagtagagctgtggctcaaatgatagagcaccagcctggagtgaaaaggctcagagacagcctccAAGTacaactccagtactggcacataaaaaaTTGTTACCTAGCCTAAGTTCTCTGATCCTCTTTATCGTACTTTTCAAGTTCTTTGCCTGCCAGTGGCCATCTGTGGTCCAAAAGTACTAAGTGGAAGAGTTCCGAAAACGAACCACCCATTAGCTCTAAGTAACTGTGACTATAGTGATTAGAGCATATTGTTATGAGAACTCTATTATTAGCTgttgttagtctttttttttttgtcagtcatggggcttaaactgagggcctggagcactgtccctgagcctctttgtgctcaagactagcactctaccactttgagccacagctcctttttcagctttttgagtggttagttggagataagagtttcacagggacttttctgcccagggaggctttcaaccacgatccttagatctcagcctcctgagtagcaggattacaggcgtgaaccaccaccaCCGCTGGGCTGTTGTTGGTCTTTTACTGGGGCTCATCTGGGAGTTAAGCTTTATCACAGAGGAGAGAACATTGTCCATTGAGGGTTCGTACCCTCCCTGTTCAGGGGCATGCACTGGGCATTTTGAGATGTATCTCCCAAAGATAAGCAGGAATGATTATATTGATCAAAGTCAAGCAAAATGCAACAGTATATTTGTATGTATCCCATTACTTCTGTTACAAATTGCTACAAGTTTAACATTCAAAACAATACGGGTTTATTCCTTTATAGTGCTGGAGGTTAAGTCTAAAGTTGAGATgtctgaaggttttttttttcagcgtCTGGAAGGCCACTGGCATTCCTTGATTGGTGGCCACTTTTGCTTTAccccatcttttttcttcttgtttttggtggtattagggtttgaactctgagagttgtgcttgctaggcaggctctctaccacctgagccagccctttttttttaaatttaatttatttattaattgaacacaaattttttgacaaggtgttgtgcaaaaagggtatagttacatagtagggcagtgtgtacatttcttgtgatatcttttttttggccagtcctggggcttggactcagggcctgagcactgtccctggcttcttcttgctcaaggctagcactctgccacttgagccacagcgccacttctggccattttctgtatatgtggtgctggggaatcgaacccagggcctcaggtatacgaggcaagcactcttgccactaggccatatccccagccctcttgtgatatcttatgccctgttttccaatcccttctctaggtcaggtagacatatatacaatatacaatgtatcaagaacatatacagtatccacgtggccatgcccaagaaagttcgcctagggctttaaatgtaatgtcgatattagaccatatgtcgacagtagtcttatatgaacgtacatacatagcttttgagctattgtattccctttactttttaaataagatcttgagctaggcactggtggcacattcctgtaatcctagctactcaggaagctgagatctaagaatcacagtttaaagccagcccaggcaggaaagtctgtaagtctcttatctccaattagccaccagcaaaccagaagtggtgctgtggctcaagtggtagagcactagccttgagctgaagaggtcagggatagtgcccaggactgacaaaaaaaaataataaaaacaaataagatcTTGCTTTTTACCAGGAATAGGCTAGGCCACAATCCTATTTATACCTCCCATTAAAGTTGGGATAAGTGTGTGATactgctcccagctttttttttttttttttttttttttttttgtggagatgAGGTCTTAGGAACTTTTTTCTCCACCACATTAGCCACatttgcacttctggcttttttggtggttaattgtagataagagttcatcagctttgtcttcccaggctggtttcaaacctggatcctcagatcttagcttcctgagtagctaggattacaggtgtgaaccatttgTGCCTGACCAGTGGCTCTTTTACAATATAATCTGCCTCACACAGTTTGAATCTCCACTTGCTGTCCTTGTGACTTTAGAAAACTTACACAACCTATCAGTGTCATAGTTTACCAATCTATAAAATGGACATACTAGCTTATCAAACAGACACATGCCAGAGTTAGTGTGAAGCTTAAATGAACTAGTAGGTGTAAAGTGTTCAGAACGTTTTATATTGTGTGACATCATTTTTTTGCAGGTGAGAGTTTCATCCTAATTTCTGTTAGTAATAGGGCACCATGGAACATCTTAGAGTGGGTACCACAGAGGAGGCACAGCTGGGGTGTCTACACTGGCCTTTTCCTGAGCACTTCCTCTTTTCTTAGACCCTTTTCTGGACTCAGAAGTGGCCCCCAAGCTGAAGAACTATGAATTTCAGGGGAGCCATTTCCGAGTAACACGGGGGGACTATGGCCCCATCCTCCAGAAGGTGGTGGAGCACTTGGAGAAAGCCAAGGTAGGGTGCAGGGGGGCTGACCCAGGACGCCTCTGGCGGCAGAAGTGGCTGGGCATGCGCGAGCCTCCCGGGGCCTGACcgagccccccttcccccaggcATACGCGGCCAACAGCCTCCAGGAGCAGATGCTGGCCCAGTACATGGACAGCTTCACCCATGGCTCCATCGAAGCCCACAAGAAGGGCTCCCGCTTCTGGATCCAGGACAAAGGCCCCATCGTGGAGAGGTGAGgcgccatccctccctcccctccacccttcccacctcccctcttccatcgctgcccttctctcccctagTTACATCGGCTTCATCGAGAGCTATCGAGACCCCTTTGGTTCCCGAGGAGAGTTTGAAGGTAACTTCTCGTGGGTGGAGGAGGTGGAATCCCTTCCCTCGGCCCCAAGTTCACTCCCAGTAATAACAGACGTGAAAAGCAGTTATTATTATCATGGCTCCGTCACTGTTGTATGAAGCTGACCTATATGCACCCATTTGTACATTATCCCTTGGAGTTTTAATCTATTGCTGGTGACTGAGCTCAGCACTCTGAGGTACTTAGCTATGCTGCCTCCAGAGTCTGGGGCGGATACAGACTCTGGACAGAcacacattctgtgtgtgtgtgtgcgtgtgcgtgtgtgcacgcgcgtgtgtgcgtgctggagctagagcttcaactcagggcctgaatgctgtccttgagcttctttactcaaggcaggtgctctcccacttgaatcacaactccacttccagccttttgctggtcagttggagataagtcttataaactttcttgctcaggctggctttgaaccttgatcctcaggcctcagccttctgagtagctagacctTGGCTGGCATCCTGCCTTAGGACTCAGACTTGCCTTTGCACACCCTCATCCACCTAGCCCTGAATAAAAAAGCTGAGCATCTAGCCTGGAGGGGAACAGCAAGCATCTCACCGGGGGCTCAGATATAAGCACTGTGCGTGAGACAAGCTCACACGCCTTCtgctttctgcctggactggatcTGCTAGGGCCCAGCCCCGGGTCTGCTGTCCTCTGCAGCCAGCAGGGGGCCACTGCTCACGGTGGTATTCTATACCCACGCGATGCTGGAGGGGTTGGGTAGGTAGATGGGATCCCAGGACCCTGGTCCGCCAGGACTCCAGCAAGCCACAGCCCCTTTCTCCCCTGTAGGCTTTGTGGCCATGGTGAACAAGGCCATGAGTGCCAAATTCAAGCGTCTGGTGGTCAGTGCCGAGCAGCTGCTGAAGGAGCTGCCCTGGCCGCCAGCCTTTGAGAAGGACAAGTTCCTCACCCCGGACTTCACCTCCCTGGATGTCCTCACCTTTGCTGGCTCTGGCATCCCTGCCGGCATCAACATCCCCAACTGTGAGTTGCCTGAGCCGCCTCCCCCAAACCCCAAGGCCCCACGGGAAAATCCCTCCCCATATACCCATTCAGTCTGGCTGCAGACTGCCCTGTGCAATTCAcccttccatctcttcctctttttggtgtgtgtgtgtgcacgtgcgtgtgtgtgcgtgtgcgtgcgcacgtgccTCCTGCTCCTGGCGCtgggaactcaggacctaggttgCTATCttttagcttgtttgctcaaggctagtgctctactacttgagccacagctccacttctgcactttttttttttttttttttttgctggttaattggagataagagtcccaaagattttttctgcctggggttggctttaaactgtgatcttctgatctcagccttctgagtagctaggattctactctgagccaccagcacctggcttccatgTGTTCCTTTCCCGGGACCCTTGGTTTTGACTTTCTTTCTGGTCCCCTCATGGCCTTTTCTTCCAGATGATGACCTGAGGCAGACGGAAGGCTTTAAGAATGTGTCCCTGGGGAACGTCCTGGCTGTGGCCTATTCCACGCCTCGAGAGAAGCTCACGTtcttggaggaggaggacaaggtgGGTGCCAGCAGTgtgaggggtggggctggggaccaGCCACTTGAGCTGTGAGCCATGAGTAGGCACAGCACAGCCTTGATCCTGGCGTAGGAATTCCTGCCGCAGGCCCGTGGGCCCGGCGGGGCCTCCATGccctctctcactcactcttcctgcctccatctttACAAGAGGAgatgggcctggggggaggggcgcagAATATCCCTGGCCTCCACCAGCCACGTGCCCTACACAGCTGCCAGCCTGGGTGGAGGTGGCAGCACAGTGGACGTGGGGTCCGGGCTTGTCTTGCAGGATCTGTTTACCCGCTGGAAGGGGCCCTCCTTTGACGTGCAGGTGGGGCTGCACGAGCTACTGGGCCATGGCAGCGGCAAACTCTTCGCACAGGTGAGAAGgcggccagcctgggccagtgGCCACTCCTTGGCTTCGCCTCCCTCCCCGTGGCCCCATGCATCCTACCCCGGGGAAACTGCtcatctccgtgtgtgtgtgtgtgtgtgtgtgtgcgtgtgtgtgtgtgtgtgtgtgtgtgtgtgtgtgtgtgtgttcgttccagaactagggtttgaactcaaggcctgggcattgtcccttagctttttagttcaaggctagtgctatgccacttgaaccatgcctccacttctggctttttggtagttagagttTCAGGAACTTACCTGCCTGCGCTGGCATCAAactgtcattctcagatctcagcctcttgggtagctaggattatagatgtgagccaccagtgcccacgcCGACTCACGTTTCCGAGCCACTGTTGGGGCCCAGGGGCTGTGAGAATGAAGGCCTGGACCAGGCTGGGCCACCTGCCCCTTACATGCCCTGTGCCTATAACCGTCCTGCAGGATGATAAAGGAGCCTTCAACTTTGACCAGGAGACAGTGATCAACCCTGAGACGGGGGAGCAGGTAAGAGCAGCCTCCGTGGAGCCCAGGGGACTGGGAGGGTGGGCATGGGCGGGCTCTGACTCCTGGGTCTCCTTCCCAGATTCAAAGCTGGTACCGGAGCGGGGAGACGTGGGATAGCAAGTTCAGCACCATTGCCTCCAGCTATGAAGAGTGCCGGGCTGAGAGTGTGGGCCTCTACCTCTGCCTCAAccctcaagtgctagagtaggAGCTGTGGGCCGGAAGGGAGTGGGAATGTCCGGTGCAGGGGCTGGCTCTGGGGGCTGGCGGGCTGGGCCTCCCCTGACCACGCTGTCCTCCTGGACCCCCAGGATCTTTGGCTTCGAGGGGACAGATGCGGAGGATGTGATCTATGTGAACTGGCTCAACATGCTTCGCGCTGGGCTGCTGGCCCTGGAGTTCTACACCCCGGAGGCCGCCAGCTGGCGACAGGTAGGGCTGGTGGAGCCCACCGATGCTGAGCAGGAGCCTTCTATGTAACTAAGATCAGGATTCCAGGCGCAGAAACCTGTCGGATATCCCCCTAAGGCAGATGAGCTGGGTTTAATCTGCTCTGAGCCTCAGTGTGCCTGTCTGTGAAATGGGAGCAAACATCTCTCCCCAGCCACCTCTCAGGGTGGACCAGGCTAGACATTTAGTACTCCAGCAGAGCTGACTCTGTGCTCAGTGCCTCGTATGGGTATGTGGTTTAAGGAGCAATGTTATTTCATAAATAAGATacacttttttttgtggtactgggattgaactcagagccttccacttgctaggttggtgctctgccacttgagccacacatttagTTCTTTGAACTGACTGGCCTTTCTGGCTCACagtcctacctctgcctcctgagtagctaggattatagacatgaaccactgcacctggTTCAAGTACACATTTTAAATCTGAGTGTGGAGAGTGAGATAGAAAGTTTGCCATTtgtcagcctgggcaacatagacctattttgaaaatgaagggaggtccgggcactggtggctcatacctggaatcctagctactcaggaggctgagatctgaggatcacagttcaaagccagcccaggcagaaaagttcatgagactcttatctccagttaaccatcagaacacgggaagtggctctggggctcaaagtggtagagcactagccttgattgcaAAAGTTCAcggacaccacccaggcctggagttcaagccccacaaccaatccaaaaaaagaaaagagagagggaggaaggcaggaaggaggaaggacatgGATAACATGCAGTTTATAATCTGGACACCTAGGTCTGATCCTAGCCCTTCCTTTACCATCTATGTCACCTGAGCAAGCCACTTTACTTCCTGGGCTTCTCTTTCATCATCTGCTAAATGGGGACAGTGATGCCTTGTTTCCATTCTTGAGCCCAAACCggatggaggaagagaaagtCCCCTCGGTGTTAGCAGCAAGTGGCCCTCGGGGTAGCCACTGTATGGGGGTGGTGACGTGGTGAAGCACTAATTAACAGTTAGGAGTGGGTGCGGTATGTTCATTAAGCCCGGGCTAAGTGCTTGGTACCGGCTCTAAATGATCTCTTTGCCCCTGGCCCTGGCAGGCCCACATGCAGGCCCGGTATGTGATCCTGAGAGTCTTGCTGGAAGCTGGCCAGGGACTCGTTACCGTCACTCCCACCATGGGCTCTGATGGGCGCCCCGATGCCCGGGTCCGCCTGGACCGCAGCAAGATCCGGTCTGTGGGCAAGCCCGCCTTGGAACGGTTCCTGCGGAGACTCCAGGTAACTGAGGCCTCTCTCTTTGGACTCACACCCCACCCACCTCCACTCCGCCCCCCTCTCAACACCTCGTGGCCTCCCAGTTCTTTCATTTATTCCACAAGTTGAcagcttgtaaaggtaaggaaACTGCAAGGTGTTAAGGGGAGTGagatagaaaaggaagagaaaggcccTTCCTGCAGGAGGTGATATTTAAGCTGGATTGTAAATGCCAAGGAAGGATCAGCTATGTGATGATCtgagacagaggagaaagagcaagTGCCAACGCCCGTGGTAATACCTGAGAGAGCTCGGTGgatttgagatcctcagatctcatccttctgagtggctaggattacaggtgtgcaccaccagcatCGGGCTGGCACgagagttttggggttttttttggccagtcctggagcttggactcagggcctgagcactgtccctggcttctttttttttgctcaaggctagcactctgccacttgagccacagcgccacttctgaccgttttctgtatatgtggtgctggggaatcaaacccagggcttcatgtatacaaggcaagcaactctagccactaggccacatccccagcccctggtactGGAAATTTGGAGGAGATAAACCATAACAAGAGACTGACCAGGGCGGAGTGCCCTTGGCCTTGGCCCCTGGTAGAGCCTGTGGATGGAAGGTGAGTGGACAttacttcttcccttccttctgccaGGTGCTCAAGTCCACGGGGGATGTGGTCGCAGGGCGGGCCCTGTATGAGGGGTACGCAGCCGTCACCAATTCGCCCCCCGAGTGCTTCCTCACCCTCAGGGATACAGTGCTGCTGCGCAAGGAGTCGCGGAAGCTCATCGTGCAGCCCAACACGCGCCTGGAAGGTAAGAAATGGACTCTGGGCCCCTTCAATGGAGCCAGGCAGGGCCTTTTGGGAGCACAGAGCTCAGAGAAGGCTCGTGGGGAgtgctccctcctctccttccctgccctgctccctcccctaCCAAACCTCAGGCCAAAACCTTAGGCAGCAATGCAAGGCCTGAGGAGAACCGGGCCAGAGCAAGGGCTCGTGGGGCAGCCAGGCAGGAACTGGGGAGCCCTGGCACCAGGTCAAGATCGAGCAACGAGCTGGGACTGCGCAGGCCGCGTCGAAGCCAAGGGAGGACTGGACTGTGCGGTGTGCGGGGTGGAGATCAGCTCAGCTCCCCCGCCCTCCTCTCTTCTCAAGTGACAGTTCTGTGTCCAGAAGCCCTGACCCGGTCCGCATTGGCGCCTGCGCCCGTGTGCTCCCCCGTCTCCAGCACACCCAGCTCATGCCGTTCCCGCTGCCTGGCACGCTCCTCCCCGAGATCGGTCACTCAGGTCCCCTGAGCATGCTGTCCTGCTCGGCCCTTGCCTTGTctgtctcctctttctatggTAGCACCCTACCTACTTAGAAAGTGGAGATCTGacgatccaggtttgaagccagcctgggcaggaaaacctatgagactaatatccagttaaccaccagaaaagccagaactagcgctgtggctcaagtggcagagtgccagccttgagcacaaaagctcagggtcagcacataggccatgagttcaagccccaggaccggcacacacacaaacaacaacaaagatagtGAGGATGAggatgtgccaggcactgggtaAAATGTTCTCATGGATTACCTCCCAGCAACCCCGTGTGCAGTGGGTGTTACCCCAGCTTTCAGCCGGAAACTGAAACAGACCAAATATTTGCCTGAAGTCACACAGCTAGCTCGGGGGGAGAGGACAAAgggcaggacttgaacttggccttgtgaGCCTGAGCCTGTGCTCTTGGCTCCAGTAGCCCTGGAAATGCCTCAGTGCACTGAGTGCTATGACAAGGTGGAGCTGCTGAAGTGTGCTAGAGGGAAACCCCACGAGCACTCAGGAGACTCCCATGAGCCCTCGGGAGGCTCGGAACAGGCTCACAGGGGCATACATTGGCTGCCAGTGGGGTGGCTGGCACTGGTGGCGTGAATGGGCATTATTAGATGCAATCACCATAGCTCCTGGGGAGAAGTAGTTCTGTGTTGAGCCCTTTTCACAGACAAGGAAACAGGTTTAGAGGGTTGGGAAACATGCCTGTGGAGTAGGCAAAGGCGGAGCAGTTAGTGGACTGTACCTCCAGGGGGCAAGGCTGTATCCGTCACTGAACATGGCACATGGTGTAaacctttctgtttgtttttgttttgttttgtttttgccagtcctagggcttgaactcagggcctgagcactgtccccggcttctttttgctcaaggctagcactctaccacttgaggaacagcaccacttccggctttttctttatatctggtgttgaggaatcgaacccagggcttcatgtatgcgaggcgagcacttttaccactagggcatattcccagcccctgtaaaccTTTCTGTTGAGCTCTGgaatgttgtgattttttttttccccagactgaGTTTTATTATGTAGCTtaggctagccttaaactcaggatcctcctgccttagcctcctaagtgctgggacaCCACACCTGTACCATCATATCATGCTTGGTTTTGGTGAAAATCTATTTCTTGGCAGCACTTGATAGGCAGGCACAATTTGAGCCATAGTCCCAACCCTTTTTATTTGTTATGATGGGGTCTTTTGCTAACCTTTTGCCCATGTTGGCATGGAACTTTGATCTTCCCCATTCCCACCttgagagtagctgggattacaagcataaacaaCCTCACTTTGCTTGGTGTAAATATCttggtatgtgtgtacatgtgtgtgcgtgctagtactgggacttgaactcgatgCCTAACTGCTGCCCcttagctctttgctcaaggctagtgctctgtcacttgagccacagctccacttccatctttttactggttaactggaaagaggagtctcctggactttctgcctggttttgaatctcaatcctcagatctcagcttcctgagtagctaggtttgcaggcatgagccaccacaccctgcTTGTTGATATAAATCTGaagtgaaggaagggggaaaagcaGATAGCAATTCATTTAATACTCTCCACATAATCTTTCCTCCTCGGATTTTTATAAGGGCTAAAATAGATAATTCAGCTGAGCACTGAATAGTGTTGGGCCCGAGAGCTCACTGAGAACTTGCTGCTCCTGCGGCTGTTGTAATGATTTTGCTTTCTGTTCACATCTTTCCCTGACGCTGAGTTCTGTCTTGTCCACCCAGGTTCGGAAGTGCAGCTCCTGGAGTATGAGGCCTCAGCTGCAGGCCTCATCCGCTCCTTCTGCGAGCGTTTCCCAGAGGATGGACCTGAGCTGGAGGAGATCCTCACCCGGCTGGCCGCTGCAGATGCCCAATTCTGGGGGGACTCCAGCAGGACCCCAGTAGCCTACTAGGCTTGAGAGATCTGTATGGCTCCTTTCCCTACCAAGTCGCCTTGTGCTGTTAGGTGTAACTggccaggggaggggcaggagctGGGACTTTGGTGCTACCTCAGCAGAGGGAGGTGACACTAATTCCTCCTATATGTCAGCACTTTCTAGTTTACCAAGTGCTTCTCCTCTGATGCTTGACTGCACTGCCATCTATGGAGTATGCACAACAGGGCCCCGAGTCCAGTTTTTCAGATGAGGAAGTGACAGTTCTGAGATGTGACTGGTCTAGGTCCCACTGGTGGTATATGACAGAGCCAGGGCTTAAAAACACTGTCACCAAATCCACGCTCT contains:
- the Dpp3 gene encoding dipeptidyl peptidase 3 isoform X1, with amino-acid sequence MGEPEAGSEFASGAAAAGLMADTQYILPNDIGVSSLDCREAFRLLSPTERLYAHYLSRAAWYGGLAVLLQTSPEAPYIYALLSRLFRAEDPDQLRQRALAQCLTEEEYQAFLVYAAGVYSNMGNYKSFGDTKFVPNLPKEKLEGVILCSVAAQQQPEEMRRLWQNCGDLMFSLEPRLRHLGLGKEGVTTYFSENCSMEDAKLAQDFLDSQNLSAYNTRLFKEVDPDGKAYYEVRLASVLYKDPFLDSEVAPKLKNYEFQGSHFRVTRGDYGPILQKVVEHLEKAKAYAANSLQEQMLAQYMDSFTHGSIEAHKKGSRFWIQDKGPIVESYIGFIESYRDPFGSRGEFEGFVAMVNKAMSAKFKRLVVSAEQLLKELPWPPAFEKDKFLTPDFTSLDVLTFAGSGIPAGINIPNYDDLRQTEGFKNVSLGNVLAVAYSTPREKLTFLEEEDKDLFTRWKGPSFDVQVGLHELLGHGSGKLFAQDDKGAFNFDQETVINPETGEQIQSWYRSGETWDSKFSTIASSYEECRAESVGLYLCLNPQVLEIFGFEGTDAEDVIYVNWLNMLRAGLLALEFYTPEAASWRQAHMQARYVILRVLLEAGQGLVTVTPTMGSDGRPDARVRLDRSKIRSVGKPALERFLRRLQVLKSTGDVVAGRALYEGYAAVTNSPPECFLTLRDTVLLRKESRKLIVQPNTRLEGSEVQLLEYEASAAGLIRSFCERFPEDGPELEEILTRLAAADAQFWGDSSRTPVAY
- the Dpp3 gene encoding dipeptidyl peptidase 3 isoform X2, which translates into the protein MADTQYILPNDIGVSSLDCREAFRLLSPTERLYAHYLSRAAWYGGLAVLLQTSPEAPYIYALLSRLFRAEDPDQLRQRALAQCLTEEEYQAFLVYAAGVYSNMGNYKSFGDTKFVPNLPKEKLEGVILCSVAAQQQPEEMRRLWQNCGDLMFSLEPRLRHLGLGKEGVTTYFSENCSMEDAKLAQDFLDSQNLSAYNTRLFKEVDPDGKAYYEVRLASVLYKDPFLDSEVAPKLKNYEFQGSHFRVTRGDYGPILQKVVEHLEKAKAYAANSLQEQMLAQYMDSFTHGSIEAHKKGSRFWIQDKGPIVESYIGFIESYRDPFGSRGEFEGFVAMVNKAMSAKFKRLVVSAEQLLKELPWPPAFEKDKFLTPDFTSLDVLTFAGSGIPAGINIPNYDDLRQTEGFKNVSLGNVLAVAYSTPREKLTFLEEEDKDLFTRWKGPSFDVQVGLHELLGHGSGKLFAQDDKGAFNFDQETVINPETGEQIQSWYRSGETWDSKFSTIASSYEECRAESVGLYLCLNPQVLEIFGFEGTDAEDVIYVNWLNMLRAGLLALEFYTPEAASWRQAHMQARYVILRVLLEAGQGLVTVTPTMGSDGRPDARVRLDRSKIRSVGKPALERFLRRLQVLKSTGDVVAGRALYEGYAAVTNSPPECFLTLRDTVLLRKESRKLIVQPNTRLEGSEVQLLEYEASAAGLIRSFCERFPEDGPELEEILTRLAAADAQFWGDSSRTPVAY